The Agromyces hippuratus genome has a window encoding:
- the gabT gene encoding 4-aminobutyrate--2-oxoglutarate transaminase, which yields MTLVDTPATMTGGPALAQERRLVTAIPGPRSQELMARKAAAVASGVGHTLPISVVAAGGGVIVDADGNSLIDLGSGIAVTGVGNSAPRVVDAVTAQLNSFTHTCFTVSPYEGYVAVAEKLNELTPGDHVKRSALFNSGAEAVENAVKIARHFTKKQAVVAFDHAYHGRTNLTMGLTAKNIPYKSGFGPFASEVYRAPLSYPFRDGGLSGAEAAARAISVIEKQIGAENLAAIIIEPIQGEGGFIVPAQGFLPALVEWAAANNVVFIADEVQTGFARTGAWFASEHEGIVPDLVVAAKGIAGGLPLSAVTGRADIMDSAMAGGLGGTYGGNPLACAAALATIETYEEDGLIERAREIGAVLIGRLNALRTADPRIGDVRGRGAMVAIELVDPATGAPDAALTNAVAKYAHANGVVVLTCGTYGNVIRFLPPLTISDELLIDGLSVVAEGLKNA from the coding sequence ATGACTCTCGTCGACACCCCGGCCACCATGACCGGAGGACCCGCGCTCGCCCAGGAGCGCCGTCTCGTCACCGCCATCCCCGGCCCGCGCTCGCAGGAGCTCATGGCCCGCAAGGCCGCAGCCGTCGCCTCGGGCGTCGGCCACACCCTGCCCATCTCGGTCGTCGCAGCGGGCGGAGGCGTCATCGTCGACGCCGACGGCAACTCGCTCATCGACCTCGGCTCGGGCATCGCCGTCACCGGTGTCGGCAACTCGGCGCCCCGCGTCGTCGACGCCGTCACCGCGCAGCTGAACTCCTTCACCCACACGTGCTTCACCGTCTCGCCGTACGAGGGCTACGTCGCCGTCGCCGAGAAGCTCAACGAGCTCACCCCCGGCGACCACGTCAAGCGCTCGGCCCTCTTCAACTCGGGTGCGGAGGCCGTCGAGAACGCGGTCAAGATCGCCCGCCACTTCACGAAGAAGCAGGCCGTCGTCGCGTTCGACCACGCCTACCACGGCCGCACGAACCTGACCATGGGCCTCACCGCGAAGAACATCCCGTACAAGAGCGGATTCGGCCCGTTCGCCTCCGAGGTGTACCGCGCACCGCTCAGCTACCCCTTCCGCGACGGCGGCCTGTCGGGCGCCGAGGCCGCGGCCCGCGCCATCTCCGTCATCGAGAAGCAGATCGGCGCCGAGAACCTCGCCGCGATCATCATCGAGCCCATCCAGGGCGAGGGCGGCTTCATCGTCCCCGCGCAGGGCTTCCTCCCCGCGCTCGTCGAGTGGGCGGCCGCGAACAACGTCGTCTTCATCGCCGACGAGGTGCAGACGGGCTTCGCCCGCACCGGCGCCTGGTTCGCGAGCGAGCACGAGGGCATCGTGCCCGACCTCGTCGTGGCGGCCAAGGGCATCGCCGGCGGCCTGCCCCTCTCGGCGGTCACCGGCCGTGCCGACATCATGGACTCCGCGATGGCCGGCGGCCTCGGCGGCACCTACGGCGGCAACCCGCTCGCCTGCGCCGCGGCGCTCGCCACCATCGAGACGTACGAAGAGGACGGCCTCATCGAGCGCGCCCGCGAGATCGGCGCCGTGCTCATCGGCCGCCTGAACGCACTGCGCACCGCCGACCCCCGCATCGGCGACGTCCGCGGCCGCGGCGCCATGGTCGCGATCGAGCTCGTCGACCCCGCCACCGGCGCTCCCGACGCTGCGCTCACGAACGCGGTCGCCAAGTACGCCCACGCCAACGGCGTCGTCGTGCTGACCTGCGGCACCTACGGCAACGTCATCCGATTCCTGCCGCCGCTCACCATCTCCGACGAACTGCTCATCGACGGCCTCTCGGTCGTCGCGGAAGGACTGAAGAACGCATGA
- a CDS encoding Glu/Leu/Phe/Val family dehydrogenase, giving the protein MTDLLAATTTSTATDAPASPLIAAGSAAQHIATPLTDARAQLAEAVGLLGYTDGLHQMLATPRRELTVAVPLRMDSGESRLYIGHRVQHNFSRGPAKGGLRYAPNVNIDEVRALAMWMTWKCALLDVPYGGAKGGIAIDPREHSKAELERVTRRYTSEILPIIGPERDIPAPDIGTDEQTMAWIMDTYSVTSGYTVPGIVTGKPIALGGSQGRASATSRGVTHIALAALRHRGIEPSRATAAVQGFGKVGADAARFLSEAGVRVAGVSDQYGAVFNAAGLDIEALSDHVRATGSVVGFAGAEAIDGAQLITLDVDLLVPAAVEGVLHEGNAASVQATVIVEGANGPTTPGADRILRENGVLVVPDILANAGGVIVSYFEWVQANQAYWWRADEVESRLEERMLSAWQHVLGYAEARGLSLRTAATALAVERVAEAHKLRGLYP; this is encoded by the coding sequence ATGACCGACCTCCTGGCGGCGACGACGACGTCGACCGCAACGGATGCCCCGGCGAGCCCGCTGATCGCAGCGGGCTCCGCCGCGCAGCACATCGCGACGCCCCTCACCGACGCGCGCGCCCAGCTCGCCGAGGCGGTCGGCCTGCTCGGCTACACCGACGGCCTGCACCAGATGCTCGCGACCCCGCGCCGCGAACTCACCGTCGCCGTGCCGCTGCGCATGGACTCGGGTGAGAGCCGGCTCTACATCGGCCACCGCGTGCAGCACAACTTCTCGCGAGGCCCGGCCAAGGGCGGCCTGCGCTACGCGCCGAACGTCAACATCGACGAGGTGCGGGCCCTCGCGATGTGGATGACCTGGAAGTGCGCCCTGCTCGACGTGCCGTACGGCGGCGCGAAGGGCGGAATCGCGATCGACCCCCGCGAGCACTCCAAGGCCGAGCTCGAGCGCGTGACCCGTCGCTACACGAGCGAGATCCTGCCGATCATCGGCCCGGAGCGCGACATCCCCGCGCCCGACATCGGCACCGACGAGCAGACGATGGCCTGGATCATGGACACCTACTCCGTGACCAGCGGCTACACGGTGCCCGGCATCGTGACCGGAAAGCCCATCGCGCTCGGCGGTTCGCAGGGGCGGGCGAGCGCGACCTCGCGTGGGGTGACCCACATCGCGCTCGCCGCGCTCCGCCACCGCGGCATCGAGCCGTCGCGGGCGACCGCTGCGGTGCAGGGCTTCGGCAAGGTCGGTGCGGATGCCGCGCGGTTCCTCTCCGAGGCCGGCGTGCGCGTCGCCGGGGTGAGCGACCAGTACGGCGCCGTGTTCAACGCGGCGGGCCTCGACATCGAGGCGCTCTCCGACCACGTGCGCGCCACCGGTTCGGTCGTCGGCTTCGCCGGCGCCGAGGCGATCGACGGCGCGCAGCTCATCACGCTCGACGTCGACCTGCTCGTGCCGGCCGCCGTCGAGGGCGTGCTGCACGAGGGCAACGCGGCGTCGGTGCAGGCCACCGTCATCGTCGAGGGCGCGAACGGCCCGACGACGCCGGGTGCCGACCGCATCCTCCGCGAGAACGGCGTGCTCGTCGTGCCCGACATCCTCGCGAACGCGGGCGGCGTCATCGTCTCGTACTTCGAGTGGGTGCAGGCCAACCAGGCCTACTGGTGGCGTGCCGACGAAGTGGAGTCCAGACTGGAGGAGCGGATGCTCAGCGCGTGGCAGCACGTGCTGGGCTATGCCGAGGCGCGGGGGCTCTCGCTTCGCACCGCCGCGACGGCGCTCGCGGTCGAACGCGTCGCCGAAGCGCACAAGCTGCGCGGCCTCTACCCCTGA
- a CDS encoding NAD-dependent succinate-semialdehyde dehydrogenase, which yields MTTATQEATVLDRINGGLFIGGEWVDAEGGKTLAVIDPATGATIKEIADASVADGIKALDSAVAAQDAWAATAPRERGELLRRAFDLLQERKEEFALLMTMEMGKPLAEARGEVAYGGEFLRWFSEEAVRISGRYGLNPEGTGNMIVSQRPVGPSFFITPWNFPLAMATRKIAPALAAGCTVVIKPPALTPLTTLAFVQLLEEVGLPAGVVNVIATSTSSKVSGPIIADPRLRKLSFTGSTEVGRSLMKEAAQGILRTSMELGGNAPFVIFEDADLDKAVDGAMLAKFRNIGQACTAANRFIVHESVAAEFGKRVAERVQAMRVGRGTEDGIAIGPLIDAKAVASTDELVGDAVAKGATVLTGGTVIEGEGTFYAPTVLGSVPADARLLREEIFGPVLGITTFSTEDEAVRLANDTEYGLVSYVFTQDLARGHRMIDRLATGMMGLNTGLVSNAAAPFGGIKQSGIGREGGLEGIHEYLDTKYTLIPVS from the coding sequence ATGACGACTGCAACACAGGAAGCGACCGTGCTCGACCGCATCAACGGCGGGCTCTTCATCGGCGGCGAATGGGTCGACGCCGAGGGCGGCAAGACCCTCGCCGTCATCGACCCCGCGACCGGTGCGACGATCAAGGAGATCGCCGATGCATCCGTCGCCGATGGCATCAAGGCGCTCGACTCCGCGGTCGCCGCGCAGGACGCGTGGGCCGCGACGGCTCCGCGCGAGCGCGGCGAGCTGCTGCGCCGGGCGTTCGACCTGCTGCAGGAGCGCAAGGAGGAGTTCGCGCTCCTCATGACCATGGAGATGGGCAAGCCCCTCGCCGAGGCGCGCGGAGAGGTCGCCTACGGCGGCGAGTTCCTGCGCTGGTTCAGCGAGGAGGCCGTGCGCATCTCGGGCCGCTACGGGCTGAACCCCGAGGGCACCGGCAACATGATCGTCTCGCAGCGCCCGGTCGGCCCGTCGTTCTTCATCACGCCGTGGAACTTCCCGCTCGCGATGGCGACCCGCAAGATCGCACCCGCGCTCGCCGCAGGCTGCACCGTCGTCATCAAGCCCCCGGCCCTGACGCCGCTCACGACGCTCGCGTTCGTGCAGCTGCTCGAAGAGGTCGGCCTGCCGGCCGGCGTCGTCAACGTCATCGCGACGTCGACCTCGTCGAAGGTCTCGGGCCCGATCATCGCCGACCCGCGGCTGCGCAAACTCAGCTTCACGGGTTCGACCGAGGTCGGCCGCAGCCTGATGAAGGAGGCCGCACAGGGCATCCTCCGCACTTCGATGGAGCTCGGCGGCAACGCGCCGTTCGTCATCTTCGAGGACGCCGACCTCGACAAGGCCGTCGACGGCGCGATGCTCGCCAAGTTCCGCAACATCGGACAGGCCTGCACCGCCGCCAACCGCTTCATCGTGCACGAGTCGGTGGCCGCCGAGTTCGGCAAGCGCGTCGCCGAACGCGTGCAGGCCATGCGCGTCGGCCGCGGCACCGAAGACGGCATCGCCATCGGCCCGCTGATCGACGCGAAGGCGGTCGCCTCGACCGACGAGCTCGTCGGCGACGCCGTCGCCAAGGGCGCCACGGTGCTCACCGGCGGCACCGTGATCGAGGGCGAGGGCACGTTCTACGCCCCGACCGTGCTCGGCTCCGTGCCGGCCGACGCCCGCCTCCTCCGCGAGGAGATCTTCGGCCCGGTGCTCGGCATCACGACGTTCTCGACCGAAGACGAGGCCGTGCGCCTCGCCAACGACACCGAGTACGGTCTCGTCTCCTACGTCTTCACGCAGGACCTGGCGCGCGGCCACCGCATGATCGACCGCCTCGCCACGGGAATGATGGGCCTGAACACCGGCCTCGTCTCGAACGCCGCCGCGCCGTTCGGCGGCATCAAGCAGTCGGGCATCGGCCGCGAAGGCGGGCTCGAGGGCATCCACGAGTACCTCGACACGAAGTACACGCTCATCCCGGTGAGCTGA
- a CDS encoding flavin monoamine oxidase family protein: MERIDCDVVIVGAGASGLTAATKLKAAGKSVVVLEARDRIGGRLWTDDIDGAMLEIGGQWVSPDQDALVETLDELGLATYERYRAGENVYIAENGERRLFEGDIFPVPAKTEGEIVGLIEKLDELVAEIDPDAPWTHPRAKELDEVSFAEWLGTQTDDEEAKLNIGMFIAGAMLTKPAHAFSALQALLMAASAGSFSNLVDADFILDKRVVGGLQQVPLLLAERLGDAVRTGQPVRTIRWTPDAPDAGVVAVTDSIEVHAKHVVLALPPILISRISYEPPLPRRQHQMHQHLSMGFVIKVHAVYETPFWREQGLSGTAFSPYELCHEAYDNTNHGDPRGTLVGFVSDEEADGVFTLSAEERKARILESISHYYGPEALNPVVYYESDWGSEEWTRGAYAASFDMGGLARYGADLRTPVGPIHFSCSDMAGKGYQHVDGAIRVGREVADEILGAN, from the coding sequence ATGGAACGCATCGACTGCGACGTCGTCATCGTCGGCGCCGGGGCCTCCGGCCTCACCGCCGCCACCAAGCTGAAGGCGGCCGGCAAGTCCGTCGTCGTGCTCGAGGCGCGCGACCGCATCGGCGGCCGCCTCTGGACCGACGACATCGACGGCGCCATGCTCGAGATCGGCGGCCAGTGGGTCTCGCCCGACCAGGACGCGCTCGTCGAGACGCTCGACGAGCTCGGCCTCGCGACGTACGAGCGCTACCGCGCGGGCGAGAACGTCTACATCGCCGAGAACGGCGAACGACGACTCTTCGAGGGCGACATCTTCCCGGTTCCTGCCAAGACCGAGGGCGAGATCGTCGGCCTCATCGAGAAGCTCGACGAGCTCGTCGCCGAGATCGACCCCGACGCGCCGTGGACCCACCCGCGCGCGAAGGAGCTCGACGAGGTCTCGTTCGCCGAATGGCTGGGCACCCAGACCGACGACGAAGAGGCGAAGCTCAACATCGGCATGTTCATCGCCGGTGCCATGCTCACCAAGCCCGCGCACGCGTTCTCGGCGCTGCAGGCACTGCTCATGGCGGCATCCGCCGGTTCGTTCTCGAACCTCGTCGACGCCGACTTCATCCTCGACAAGCGCGTCGTCGGCGGCCTCCAGCAGGTGCCGCTCCTCCTCGCGGAGCGCCTCGGCGACGCCGTGCGCACCGGCCAGCCCGTGCGCACGATCCGCTGGACGCCGGATGCCCCCGACGCCGGCGTCGTCGCGGTCACCGACTCCATCGAGGTGCACGCGAAGCACGTCGTGCTCGCGCTGCCGCCCATCCTCATCAGCCGCATCTCGTACGAGCCGCCGCTGCCCCGTCGCCAGCACCAGATGCACCAGCACCTCTCGATGGGCTTCGTCATCAAGGTGCACGCGGTCTACGAGACGCCGTTCTGGCGCGAGCAGGGGCTCTCGGGCACCGCGTTCAGCCCCTACGAGCTCTGCCACGAGGCCTACGACAACACGAACCACGGCGACCCCCGCGGCACGCTCGTCGGCTTCGTCTCCGACGAGGAGGCCGACGGCGTCTTCACGCTCTCGGCCGAGGAGCGCAAGGCCCGGATCCTCGAGTCGATCTCGCACTACTACGGCCCCGAGGCCCTGAACCCGGTCGTCTACTACGAGAGCGACTGGGGTTCCGAGGAGTGGACCCGCGGCGCCTACGCGGCGAGCTTCGACATGGGCGGCCTCGCGCGCTACGGTGCGGACCTCCGCACCCCCGTCGGGCCGATCCACTTCTCGTGCTCCGACATGGCAGGCAAGGGCTACCAGCACGTCGACGGCGCGATCCGCGTCGGTCGCGAGGTCGCCGACGAGATCCTCGGCGCGAACTGA
- a CDS encoding universal stress protein, with translation MTTRIVVGYTANESGADALALGGRLAAASEALVEVVMVLPIEARGAVVPPDTGYERHLKERSRGWLAEASARLGDGVEQALHIRYAESFAEGLVAAAHEFGASLIVVGAARGGLLGRSRIGSVANDLLHASDVPVALAPAGSRETPVTLGVTRITGAVGTRSGAGSVLDISVRLARLTHAPLRLVSLVSIDLPAGMDEELASLASTAHADDVLEEARRALPAGTTATAVVASGDTIEQAVAALEWHAGEVVLVGSSRLATPSRLFLGSTASKMLRELPVPMIVVPRSTS, from the coding sequence ATGACCACCCGCATCGTCGTCGGCTACACGGCGAACGAATCCGGCGCCGACGCGCTCGCCCTCGGCGGGCGACTCGCGGCGGCCAGTGAGGCGCTCGTCGAAGTCGTGATGGTGCTCCCCATCGAGGCGCGCGGCGCCGTCGTGCCGCCCGACACCGGATACGAGCGCCACCTGAAGGAGCGCTCGCGGGGCTGGCTGGCCGAGGCGTCGGCGCGCCTCGGCGACGGCGTCGAGCAGGCGCTGCACATCCGCTACGCCGAGTCGTTCGCCGAGGGCCTCGTGGCCGCGGCGCACGAGTTCGGCGCCTCGCTCATCGTCGTCGGCGCCGCGCGCGGCGGGTTGCTCGGCCGGTCGCGCATCGGTTCGGTGGCCAACGACCTGCTGCACGCGTCCGACGTGCCCGTGGCGCTCGCCCCGGCGGGCTCCCGCGAGACGCCCGTCACGCTCGGCGTCACCCGCATCACGGGTGCGGTCGGCACGCGCTCGGGGGCGGGGTCGGTGCTCGACATCTCGGTGCGCCTCGCCCGGCTCACCCACGCGCCGCTGCGGCTCGTGTCGCTCGTCTCGATCGACCTGCCGGCCGGCATGGACGAGGAGCTCGCCTCGCTCGCGAGCACCGCCCACGCCGACGACGTGCTCGAGGAGGCCCGCCGGGCGCTGCCCGCCGGCACGACGGCCACCGCGGTCGTCGCCTCCGGCGACACGATCGAGCAGGCGGTCGCTGCGCTCGAGTGGCACGCCGGCGAGGTCGTGCTCGTCGGCTCGAGCCGCCTCGCGACCCCCAGCCGCCTCTTCCTGGGCTCGACGGCATCGAAGATGCTGCGCGAGCTGCCGGTGCCGATGATCGTCGTGCCGCGCTCCACCTCCTGA
- a CDS encoding APC family permease, translating into MTHQEPHQQHTEPHAPLTTASAAVDGSDHGISKKGLSAGSVGLIGAIVIGISCIAPAYTLTAALGPTVSEVGVQVPAIILVGFIPMLLVALGYRELNKRMPDSGTSFTWATRAFGPWVGWMAGWGLIAATILVLSNLAGIAVDFLFLLIAQVSGNPEIADLAANPFINVAVCLLFMLGATWISYRDMQTTQKVQYWLVGFQVAVLILFSVAALVEVANGNAFDATPIEWSWFNPFAVGSFSAVVAGLSLSIFIFWGWDVTLTMNEETRGSEKTPGRAATITVVTIFVLYLLIAVSLISYAGVGEGEFGLGNPDIQDNVFFHLAGPILGPFAVLVSLAVLTSSASSLQSTFVGPARTLLAMGHYGALPEKFASVSPRFFTPGYATIVSAVVASVFYAVMRLLSENVLWDTITALGMMICFYYGITAFACVWFFRSVWFRSVRNVFFTLLAPLVGGVILAVLFVTTLIDSMDPSYGSGSNIGGVGLVFILGMVVLLGGAAVMLWQWRKRPAFFRGETLSRAVAED; encoded by the coding sequence ATGACGCACCAAGAACCCCACCAGCAGCACACCGAACCGCACGCGCCGTTGACCACGGCGAGCGCCGCGGTCGACGGCTCCGATCACGGCATCTCGAAGAAAGGGCTGTCGGCGGGTTCGGTCGGCCTCATCGGCGCGATCGTCATCGGCATCTCGTGCATCGCGCCCGCCTACACGCTGACGGCCGCCCTCGGCCCGACGGTGTCGGAGGTCGGCGTGCAGGTACCGGCGATCATCCTCGTCGGCTTCATCCCGATGCTGCTCGTCGCGCTCGGCTACCGCGAGCTGAACAAGCGGATGCCGGACTCCGGTACCTCGTTCACCTGGGCGACGCGCGCCTTCGGACCCTGGGTGGGCTGGATGGCCGGCTGGGGCCTCATCGCGGCGACGATCCTCGTGCTGTCCAATCTCGCGGGCATCGCGGTGGACTTCCTGTTCCTCCTGATCGCGCAGGTCTCGGGCAATCCCGAGATCGCCGACCTCGCCGCGAACCCGTTCATCAACGTCGCCGTCTGCCTGCTGTTCATGCTCGGCGCGACGTGGATCTCGTACCGCGACATGCAGACCACCCAGAAGGTGCAGTACTGGCTCGTCGGGTTCCAGGTCGCGGTGCTCATCCTGTTCTCGGTCGCCGCACTCGTCGAGGTCGCGAACGGCAATGCGTTCGACGCGACGCCGATCGAATGGTCGTGGTTCAACCCGTTCGCCGTCGGATCGTTCTCGGCGGTCGTCGCCGGTCTCTCGCTCTCGATCTTCATCTTCTGGGGCTGGGATGTCACGCTCACGATGAACGAGGAGACGAGGGGGTCGGAGAAGACGCCGGGCCGGGCCGCGACGATCACGGTCGTCACGATCTTCGTGCTCTACCTGCTCATCGCCGTGTCGCTCATCTCCTACGCGGGCGTCGGCGAGGGCGAGTTCGGACTCGGCAACCCCGACATCCAGGACAACGTGTTCTTCCACCTCGCCGGTCCGATCCTCGGCCCGTTCGCGGTGCTCGTCTCGCTCGCCGTGCTCACGAGCTCGGCGTCGAGCCTGCAGTCGACGTTCGTGGGTCCCGCCCGTACGCTGCTCGCGATGGGCCACTACGGCGCGCTCCCCGAGAAGTTCGCGAGCGTGAGCCCGCGCTTCTTCACGCCGGGGTATGCGACGATCGTGTCGGCGGTCGTTGCATCCGTCTTCTACGCCGTCATGCGCCTGCTGAGCGAGAACGTGCTCTGGGACACGATCACCGCGCTCGGCATGATGATCTGCTTCTACTACGGCATCACGGCCTTCGCATGTGTGTGGTTCTTCCGCTCGGTGTGGTTCCGCTCGGTGCGCAACGTCTTCTTCACGCTGCTCGCCCCGCTCGTCGGCGGAGTCATCCTGGCCGTGCTCTTCGTCACGACGCTGATCGACAGCATGGATCCCTCCTACGGCAGCGGCTCCAACATCGGCGGCGTGGGCCTCGTGTTCATCCTCGGCATGGTCGTGCTGCTCGGCGGTGCAGCGGTGATGCTCTGGCAGTGGCGCAAGCGCCCGGCGTTCTTCCGCGGCGAGACGCTCTCGCGCGCGGTCGCAGAGGACTGA
- a CDS encoding amidohydrolase: MTRTLVTNARIFTADPANEWAEALVVDGDTLAYVGDAHGARTAAGTDAATIDLDGRLVLPGFTDAHTHLVMMGEALGRVGLTDARSLDEIQARLRAARETAPDAPRLLGRGWLFDSLPGGAPTAAMIDAVVADVPVYLDANDYHSVWVNSAALAELGITRDTPDPIGGSIGRDADGEPDGMLFETAAQQFVWSHLASIATDADRDAAVERTIAAYLATGVTAVVDMAFDELGLAAFQRAAARRGGSLPIRVVGHWFVANTGDDAENLEQVGRAVELAGEIESPWLRVAGIKLVLDGVIDACTAAMRHPYADGSNADPIWPLDRLKPVVAAADAAGLQVAMHAIGDLASDHALDALEHAHEVNGEPARRHRIEHLEYAAPGTAERMARLGVTASMQPVHADPAIWANWAAMLGDERADRGFAWPEYVDAGALLAFSTDAPTAPHDALPNMYVAATRRSALDPSFAPIQPEFALPLAESIVHATRDAAASCGDESARGSLAAGLAADFAVLDTDVFAAGEESLLTARVVRTVVAGSTVHEA, translated from the coding sequence GTGACCCGCACGCTCGTCACCAATGCCCGCATCTTCACCGCCGACCCCGCCAACGAGTGGGCCGAGGCCCTCGTCGTCGACGGCGACACGCTCGCCTATGTCGGCGACGCACACGGCGCACGCACCGCAGCGGGCACGGATGCCGCGACGATCGACCTCGACGGCCGGCTCGTGCTGCCCGGCTTCACCGACGCGCACACGCACCTCGTCATGATGGGCGAGGCGCTCGGTCGCGTCGGACTCACCGATGCCCGATCGCTCGACGAGATCCAGGCGCGGCTCCGCGCCGCCCGCGAGACCGCACCGGATGCGCCTCGGCTCCTCGGCCGCGGCTGGCTGTTCGACTCCCTGCCGGGCGGCGCCCCGACGGCGGCGATGATCGACGCCGTCGTCGCCGACGTGCCCGTCTACCTCGACGCGAACGACTACCACTCGGTCTGGGTGAACTCCGCTGCGCTCGCCGAGCTCGGCATCACGCGCGACACCCCCGACCCGATCGGCGGCTCGATCGGACGCGACGCCGACGGCGAGCCCGACGGCATGCTCTTCGAGACCGCCGCGCAGCAGTTCGTGTGGAGCCACCTCGCCTCGATCGCGACCGACGCCGACCGCGACGCCGCCGTCGAGCGCACGATCGCGGCGTACCTCGCGACGGGCGTCACCGCCGTGGTCGACATGGCGTTCGACGAGCTCGGGCTCGCCGCGTTCCAGCGCGCGGCAGCACGCCGCGGCGGCTCCCTGCCGATCCGGGTCGTCGGCCACTGGTTCGTCGCCAACACGGGCGACGACGCCGAGAACCTCGAACAGGTGGGGCGGGCCGTGGAGCTGGCCGGCGAGATCGAGTCGCCGTGGCTGCGGGTCGCGGGCATCAAGCTCGTGCTCGACGGCGTCATCGACGCGTGTACGGCGGCCATGCGGCATCCGTACGCCGACGGCTCGAACGCCGACCCGATCTGGCCGCTCGACCGGCTGAAGCCCGTCGTCGCGGCCGCCGACGCCGCAGGCCTGCAGGTCGCGATGCACGCGATCGGCGACCTCGCGAGCGACCACGCGCTCGACGCGCTCGAGCACGCGCACGAGGTCAACGGCGAGCCGGCCCGCCGGCACCGCATCGAGCACCTCGAGTACGCTGCGCCGGGCACGGCAGAGCGGATGGCGCGACTCGGCGTCACCGCGTCGATGCAGCCCGTGCACGCCGACCCCGCCATCTGGGCGAACTGGGCCGCGATGCTGGGCGACGAGCGCGCCGACCGCGGTTTCGCCTGGCCCGAGTACGTCGACGCGGGCGCACTGCTCGCCTTCTCGACCGATGCGCCGACCGCTCCGCACGATGCCCTGCCGAACATGTACGTCGCCGCCACCCGGCGCTCGGCGCTCGACCCGTCGTTCGCGCCGATCCAGCCCGAGTTCGCGCTGCCGCTCGCCGAGTCGATCGTGCACGCGACGCGCGACGCAGCGGCGTCATGCGGTGATGAGAGTGCCCGCGGCAGCCTCGCCGCCGGCCTCGCGGCCGACTTCGCGGTGCTCGACACCGACGTCTTCGCGGCCGGCGAGGAGTCGCTGCTCACGGCGCGCGTCGTGCGCACCGTGGTTGCGGGGTCGACGGTGCACGAGGCCTGA
- a CDS encoding MFS transporter has translation MSNDLTVRVPLRLPSATATFTIGIAGYLGVNLSPYMISALQQAIGADVLTASWIITATLLATAVTGLAIAPLCAGPRRLAVARAGLALSVLGFATAALVPAPGAVIGGLIVGGIGAGGAVASGGAAIAAFTNPDRVAGFNGLANRAVVTVILAIIPLIGLAPIDVFGALAIFSVVALLVSGWLPAAPVIAPKSPVAVAEAVPVEVPPTAAVPALEAAAATSRALPSPRAVRIAGFTLLVTFALWAVSEDSLWAMAGVMGGAQASLTPEGLGLALSGATAGGLIGSVLLMIVGNRLGRAVPLAVLLVGGGILKIVEGFVTDQTTFIVVFIAWNTLYALAFMYFVSTSSALDADGRWSAPLLAVYLVGSSLTPVIGAALVEVFGFQGFAVVLGVASFVLAVPVAAVAAFSTRRERAEAAAAAAELQEVPA, from the coding sequence GTGTCCAACGACCTCACCGTGCGCGTGCCGCTCCGCCTGCCGAGCGCCACCGCGACCTTCACGATCGGCATCGCCGGCTACCTCGGCGTGAACCTCTCGCCCTACATGATCAGCGCGCTGCAGCAGGCGATCGGCGCCGACGTGCTCACCGCGAGCTGGATCATCACCGCGACCCTCCTCGCCACCGCGGTCACCGGCCTCGCCATCGCGCCGCTCTGCGCCGGCCCGCGTCGCCTCGCCGTCGCCCGCGCCGGGCTCGCCCTCTCGGTGCTCGGCTTCGCCACGGCGGCGCTCGTGCCGGCGCCCGGTGCCGTCATCGGCGGCCTCATCGTCGGCGGCATCGGCGCCGGCGGCGCCGTCGCGTCGGGCGGCGCCGCCATCGCCGCCTTCACCAACCCCGACCGCGTGGCGGGCTTCAACGGCCTCGCGAACCGCGCTGTCGTGACCGTGATCCTCGCGATCATCCCGCTCATCGGCCTCGCGCCGATCGACGTGTTCGGCGCACTCGCGATCTTCTCGGTCGTCGCCCTCCTCGTGAGCGGCTGGCTCCCCGCCGCACCCGTCATCGCCCCGAAGTCGCCGGTCGCCGTCGCCGAGGCCGTGCCCGTCGAGGTGCCGCCGACCGCGGCCGTGCCCGCCCTCGAAGCCGCCGCCGCGACGTCGCGCGCGCTCCCCTCGCCTCGTGCCGTGAGGATCGCGGGCTTCACCCTGCTCGTCACCTTCGCCCTCTGGGCCGTGAGCGAGGACTCGCTCTGGGCCATGGCCGGCGTCATGGGCGGCGCGCAGGCGTCGCTCACGCCCGAGGGCCTCGGCCTCGCGCTCAGCGGCGCGACCGCGGGCGGACTCATCGGCTCGGTGCTGCTCATGATCGTCGGCAACCGCCTCGGCCGGGCCGTGCCGCTCGCGGTGCTGCTCGTCGGCGGCGGCATCCTGAAGATCGTCGAGGGCTTCGTCACCGACCAGACCACCTTCATCGTCGTCTTCATCGCGTGGAACACGCTCTACGCGCTCGCCTTCATGTACTTCGTCTCGACCTCGTCGGCGCTCGACGCCGACGGTCGCTGGTCGGCGCCGCTGCTCGCCGTGTACCTCGTCGGCTCGAGCCTGACGCCGGTCATCGGCGCCGCCCTCGTCGAGGTCTTCGGCTTCCAGGGCTTCGCCGTGGTGCTCGGCGTCGCGAGCTTCGTGCTCGCCGTGCCGGTGGCCGCCGTGGCCGCATTCTCGACCCGGCGCGAGCGCGCCGAGGCGGCCGCTGCCGCCGCCGAACTCCAGGAGGTTCCCGCGTGA